In Thermodesulfovibrionales bacterium, a single window of DNA contains:
- a CDS encoding propionyl-CoA synthetase, giving the protein MCFIPAPFFREKTGSASSCVFPRSLSLRKITRFFVPFSVRRNSKNYLKKGRNSMGRYEELFTRSVRDPGAFWGAAAEAIDWYKKWDNVLDDSKRPFYRWFTGGELNTCYNALDRHVERGRADQTALIYDSPVTGQIQKFTYRELLDRVSRFAGSLADLGVTKGDTVIIYMPMVPEAAVAMLACARLGAVHSVVFGGFAPHELAIRIDDAKPKIIISASCGIEVKRVIEYKPMLDKAIELANHKREKCIILQRPQAKAGLAAGKDLDWDDLMAKAKPAACVPVKATDPLYILYTSGTTGVPKGIVRDNGGHAVALRWSLEHIYDTKPGEVYWAASDVGWVVGHSYIVYGPLMTGCTTVLYEGKPVGTPDPGAFWRVISEHGVKTLFTAPTAFRAIKRDDPQGEYVKKYDLSYFRYLFLAGERLDPDTYHWAHNLLKKPVIDHWWQTETGWPITANCMGIEPFPIKPGSSTKPVPGFDVKIVNSEGKELGPDTEGIVAIKLPLPPGTLPTLWQADQRFLQSYLSMFPKYYFTGDGGFVDDDGYIFIMGRVDDVINVAGHRLSTGEMEEIIATHPDVAECAVIGARDSLKGQVPIGLVVIKAGVNRNREEIKNELVQLIREEIGAIASFKEAAVVARLPKTRSGKILRGTMRKIADGEDYKVPSTIDDPAILGEIEEALKQMGYGRR; this is encoded by the coding sequence ATGTGCTTTATTCCCGCTCCTTTCTTCCGGGAGAAGACGGGAAGCGCGTCCTCTTGCGTTTTCCCGAGGAGCCTCTCGCTCAGAAAGATAACGAGATTTTTTGTTCCTTTTTCGGTCAGGAGAAACAGCAAAAACTATCTCAAAAAAGGGAGGAACTCAATGGGGAGGTATGAAGAGCTTTTCACGAGGAGCGTCCGGGATCCAGGAGCATTTTGGGGAGCGGCAGCAGAGGCCATCGACTGGTATAAGAAGTGGGACAACGTCCTTGATGACTCAAAGAGACCCTTTTACCGGTGGTTTACGGGCGGAGAGCTGAATACCTGCTACAATGCCCTTGACCGTCATGTCGAGAGGGGAAGGGCGGATCAGACCGCTCTCATCTACGACAGTCCTGTAACAGGACAGATTCAGAAATTCACCTATCGCGAACTGCTCGATCGGGTTTCCCGTTTTGCCGGGTCCCTTGCGGATCTGGGCGTCACTAAGGGAGACACAGTCATTATTTATATGCCAATGGTCCCCGAGGCGGCTGTTGCCATGCTCGCATGCGCACGCCTCGGAGCTGTGCACTCGGTCGTCTTCGGTGGGTTTGCTCCCCATGAGCTCGCCATACGCATTGACGACGCGAAACCGAAGATCATCATCTCTGCTTCCTGCGGCATCGAGGTGAAACGAGTCATAGAATACAAGCCCATGCTCGACAAGGCGATCGAGCTTGCCAATCACAAACGAGAGAAGTGTATCATCTTGCAGAGACCGCAGGCAAAGGCCGGGCTTGCCGCCGGAAAAGATTTGGACTGGGACGATCTCATGGCAAAGGCCAAACCGGCTGCCTGCGTGCCTGTCAAGGCCACCGATCCCCTCTATATCCTTTATACATCGGGAACAACGGGTGTTCCGAAGGGCATCGTCCGCGATAATGGCGGCCATGCCGTCGCGCTGCGGTGGAGTCTCGAACATATCTATGATACAAAGCCCGGCGAGGTCTACTGGGCGGCGTCTGATGTCGGTTGGGTCGTTGGTCATTCCTACATTGTGTACGGTCCTCTCATGACCGGCTGCACGACAGTGCTCTACGAAGGGAAACCTGTCGGGACACCCGATCCTGGAGCATTCTGGAGGGTGATTTCCGAGCATGGCGTGAAGACACTCTTTACAGCTCCCACAGCCTTTCGCGCGATAAAGAGAGACGACCCCCAGGGAGAGTACGTAAAGAAGTACGATCTCTCCTATTTCCGCTATCTCTTTCTTGCCGGAGAACGGCTTGACCCCGACACCTATCACTGGGCTCATAATCTGCTGAAAAAGCCCGTCATAGACCACTGGTGGCAGACCGAGACGGGATGGCCTATCACGGCAAACTGCATGGGCATAGAGCCCTTCCCTATCAAGCCCGGCTCCTCGACAAAGCCCGTTCCCGGATTCGATGTCAAGATCGTCAACAGCGAAGGCAAGGAGCTGGGACCGGACACGGAAGGCATTGTGGCTATTAAACTGCCTCTTCCCCCCGGAACCCTACCGACACTCTGGCAGGCGGATCAGAGGTTTCTACAGTCCTATTTAAGTATGTTCCCGAAATACTATTTCACTGGTGACGGAGGCTTTGTGGACGATGACGGGTATATCTTCATCATGGGGCGCGTGGACGATGTGATCAATGTGGCAGGTCACCGGCTCTCGACAGGAGAGATGGAGGAGATCATCGCCACCCATCCCGACGTTGCAGAGTGTGCGGTCATCGGCGCCCGTGATTCCCTGAAAGGTCAGGTCCCTATTGGCCTTGTTGTTATAAAGGCCGGCGTAAACCGGAACAGGGAGGAGATCAAGAATGAACTTGTTCAGTTGATCCGGGAGGAGATCGGGGCCATCGCCTCCTTCAAAGAGGCTGCTGTTGTCGCCAGATTGCCGAAAACGCGTTCCGGCAAGATATTGAGGGGTACAATGAGAAAGATCGCCGACGGTGAAGATTATAAGGTCCCCTCGACGATCGATGATCCTGCGATTCTCGGAGAGATAGAAGAGGCACTGAAGCAGATGGGGTATGGAAGAAGATAG
- a CDS encoding MBL fold metallo-hydrolase codes for MKKGLALGDIELIWLNGGTFELDGGAMFGVVPKVLWSKKYPSNEENYIPMTASPILVKTPGPLIIIESGLGNKLTEKQKKIFRVRDEWSVPDDLRSLGIGREDIDVVVLTHYDFDHAGGVVMTDETGTPTLTFPRAKHIIQKKEWEDVLNPNKRSANTYWPINNELLRESRYLELLDGDSEITEGVKAIFTGGHNRGHQIVRIESQGQIAVHLGDLLPTHAHVNPLWIMAYDNFPLESIRLKEDIERQYISEGAWFTFYHDAFALACKFDEDGRVTDRVT; via the coding sequence TTGAAAAAAGGATTGGCATTAGGCGATATTGAGCTCATCTGGCTTAACGGCGGAACCTTTGAACTAGACGGTGGAGCGATGTTCGGGGTCGTGCCGAAGGTCCTGTGGTCGAAGAAATACCCCTCGAATGAAGAGAATTATATTCCTATGACCGCCTCACCGATCCTGGTAAAGACGCCCGGTCCCCTTATCATCATCGAATCGGGGCTGGGAAATAAGCTGACGGAAAAACAGAAGAAGATCTTCAGGGTGAGAGATGAATGGTCAGTCCCCGACGACCTGCGTTCCCTCGGGATCGGGAGGGAAGATATAGACGTTGTGGTCCTCACCCATTATGATTTTGACCACGCAGGCGGCGTTGTTATGACCGATGAGACGGGAACCCCGACCCTCACCTTTCCGCGGGCAAAGCATATTATCCAGAAAAAGGAATGGGAAGATGTATTGAACCCGAACAAGAGATCGGCGAACACGTACTGGCCGATAAACAATGAGCTCCTCAGAGAGAGCAGATATCTCGAACTCCTCGATGGCGACAGCGAGATTACCGAGGGAGTGAAGGCCATCTTCACCGGCGGCCATAACAGAGGGCATCAGATTGTGAGGATCGAATCGCAGGGTCAGATAGCTGTTCATTTAGGAGATCTCCTCCCTACCCATGCCCATGTGAATCCTCTCTGGATCATGGCCTACGATAACTTCCCTCTTGAATCGATCAGGCTGAAGGAAGATATCGAGAGGCAGTATATTTCAGAGGGAGCTTGGTTCACCTTTTACCATGATGCCTTTGCGCTGGCATGCAAGTTTGACGAAGATGGCAGGGTGACCGACAGAGTGACGTGA
- a CDS encoding DUF882 domain-containing protein, which yields MKSREKLSCLIFSRGVSRREFLAAGLVTTAACLFPYKAVVEASRAVSPERVLSFYNTHTGENLKTVYWSDGTYVPQGLADVNAILRDHRTGEVKEIDTDLLDLLFNLKEKMGSAGPFHIISGYRSPETNAFLNMISKGVVKNSLHIQGKAIDIRLPGRELKTLQRAALDLRRGGVGYYPGSDFVHVDVGRFRFW from the coding sequence ATGAAGTCCAGGGAGAAATTATCCTGTTTGATATTCAGCCGCGGCGTGAGCCGTAGAGAGTTTCTTGCCGCAGGACTGGTGACGACGGCTGCATGTCTTTTCCCCTATAAGGCCGTCGTTGAGGCTTCAAGAGCTGTTTCTCCTGAACGGGTGCTCTCCTTTTATAACACCCATACCGGCGAGAACCTGAAGACCGTTTATTGGAGCGACGGAACATATGTGCCGCAGGGACTGGCCGACGTCAACGCCATATTGCGGGACCACCGTACTGGAGAGGTGAAGGAGATCGACACCGATCTCCTGGATCTCCTTTTTAACCTCAAGGAGAAGATGGGAAGCGCTGGCCCCTTCCATATCATTTCCGGCTATCGTTCGCCGGAAACGAATGCATTTCTGAATATGATCAGTAAAGGAGTGGTAAAGAACAGCCTCCATATTCAGGGAAAGGCCATCGATATACGTCTTCCCGGGCGTGAACTGAAAACCCTGCAGCGCGCTGCTCTTGATCTGAGAAGAGGAGGGGTGGGGTATTACCCCGGCTCAGATTTTGTCCATGTGGATGTAGGAAGATTCCGCTTCTGGTAG
- a CDS encoding VCBS repeat-containing protein, whose amino-acid sequence MRSRIAGLIFLGIVLFAGSALAQDPLNRLKDETLAYFAPMKGKILSVKGSLITSDLGTKSGIKAGMRFTVLRVGEPFFHPVTKEPLGKMEALVGSAVVKDAGPDNSTLTVITGDVKAGDILQISETKVRVFFYQDKSVEWGLGEHYYRLLKESNRVEFIDTALDSGEDSAILSDAKQKGAQIALILRADESGGDTFVRQRLFWVDDSSKIADSAVKVDKTFQKEVSLADSRYAPFASAGDAMLFFDLPFSGRLVASGDVNGDGKLEMILTSGRYVRVYAPGQSLQNLYEIKGNASDDFLWIDTLDIDGDGKDEIIVTSLQGGRDIVSYVYGLKDAGFAVLWKSNLFLRRLDDGLIAQEFERGEGFSGPVYRIIYEKGQFKKGSPLKLPKGVNIYDFAVIDGPDGMKYTLAYNENGMLNLYNPEGLKVWNNSEPSTGFETSFKKEAPTIMVDRGVWTVKDRLLSRNREVFAVKRVPLANVARGLGYKSSQIKSLFWTGLSMDERVLVDSISGSVLDYAIAGDLLVVLSKPLFGIKPMNILKGESPMGTMLYVYSLKGR is encoded by the coding sequence GTGCGGTCGAGAATTGCGGGTTTGATCTTTTTGGGTATCGTTCTTTTTGCCGGTTCTGCTCTGGCTCAGGACCCTCTCAACCGTTTGAAGGACGAGACACTGGCGTATTTCGCGCCAATGAAGGGGAAGATACTGTCTGTGAAAGGTTCCCTTATCACTTCCGATCTTGGAACAAAGTCAGGCATAAAGGCCGGAATGAGGTTCACCGTTCTGAGGGTGGGCGAGCCTTTTTTCCATCCCGTGACCAAGGAACCTTTGGGTAAGATGGAGGCGCTTGTCGGGTCTGCAGTAGTGAAGGATGCGGGGCCTGACAACTCCACATTGACCGTAATAACGGGTGACGTCAAGGCAGGAGATATCCTCCAGATTTCGGAGACGAAGGTGAGGGTCTTTTTTTATCAGGACAAGAGTGTTGAATGGGGTCTTGGAGAGCATTACTACCGTCTGTTGAAGGAAAGCAACAGGGTCGAGTTCATCGACACGGCCCTTGATTCCGGTGAAGATTCTGCGATACTGTCGGATGCGAAACAGAAGGGCGCTCAGATCGCCCTTATCCTCAGGGCTGATGAGTCGGGGGGCGACACTTTTGTCAGGCAGAGACTCTTCTGGGTTGACGATTCATCGAAGATCGCCGACAGCGCGGTGAAGGTCGACAAGACCTTCCAGAAAGAGGTGAGTCTCGCGGATAGCAGGTATGCCCCTTTTGCCTCAGCAGGCGATGCCATGCTCTTTTTCGATCTTCCCTTTAGCGGGAGGCTTGTCGCCTCGGGTGATGTGAACGGAGACGGGAAACTGGAGATGATCCTGACGAGCGGAAGATACGTACGGGTCTATGCGCCGGGTCAAAGCCTCCAGAACCTCTATGAGATAAAGGGGAATGCCTCTGACGACTTCCTCTGGATCGATACCCTCGATATCGACGGAGACGGCAAGGACGAGATTATTGTGACGTCCCTGCAGGGCGGCCGGGATATCGTCTCCTATGTCTATGGACTGAAAGACGCTGGGTTTGCCGTGCTCTGGAAGAGCAACCTCTTTCTCAGACGGCTGGACGATGGTCTCATCGCTCAGGAGTTTGAGAGGGGGGAAGGCTTTTCCGGCCCTGTTTACAGGATTATCTATGAGAAGGGGCAATTCAAGAAGGGCAGTCCCCTGAAACTCCCGAAGGGCGTGAACATCTACGATTTTGCCGTGATCGATGGTCCTGACGGCATGAAATATACCCTCGCCTATAACGAAAACGGCATGCTGAATCTTTACAACCCTGAGGGGTTAAAGGTCTGGAACAACAGTGAGCCTTCAACGGGGTTCGAGACGAGCTTTAAGAAAGAAGCCCCTACGATCATGGTGGACAGAGGTGTCTGGACGGTCAAAGACAGGCTGCTGTCCAGGAATAGAGAGGTTTTTGCCGTGAAGAGGGTGCCCCTCGCGAACGTGGCGCGGGGGCTGGGATACAAGAGTTCCCAGATAAAGTCGCTCTTCTGGACAGGACTTTCGATGGACGAAAGGGTGCTCGTTGACTCCATATCGGGGTCTGTTCTGGACTATGCAATTGCGGGGGACCTCCTCGTTGTGCTGAGCAAGCCGCTCTTCGGCATAAAGCCGATGAACATCCTGAAAGGCGAGAGTCCGATGGGGACGATGCTCTATGTCTACTCCCTGAAGGGAAGGTAG